From Gemmatimonas sp., one genomic window encodes:
- a CDS encoding serine hydrolase domain-containing protein, giving the protein MPRPRAAVLLRISKVVCGIGLGFITACAAADVTATPTAPPVEPPPVVVDPRTLAPYFPPTTGVSWDTIAGARLGYDVAALTAALDWAGTQRSTAVVVLWRGRIVAERYWSGWTPAKDSIIASASKSVLSAIAGELARSGRLALDSAATRYLGAGWSRSPGTESRITVRHLMGMMSGLNDSLQTVVQPGTRFYYNNPAYYQLFGVVQAASSESINALSRRVLFDRIGMVGSTWLPNVDTGELGWILSSTARDMARFGLLALNRGRWNGVPILADSAWFTASWRATPPDNGGYGLLWWLNGSSSYRIPGPYLLPTQPGALIPSAPSDLVAALGKGDKKIYVVPSLELVVVRHGEDADALGGNPLAVSTFDEQWWRKLKLAFRY; this is encoded by the coding sequence ATGCCGCGACCGCGTGCGGCCGTCCTCTTAAGAATCTCGAAAGTAGTGTGCGGCATTGGACTCGGGTTCATCACCGCCTGCGCCGCTGCTGACGTGACCGCGACGCCAACCGCACCGCCTGTCGAGCCACCACCGGTCGTCGTCGATCCGCGTACGCTGGCGCCCTACTTTCCGCCGACGACCGGCGTGTCGTGGGACACGATTGCCGGCGCACGACTGGGCTACGACGTGGCCGCCCTCACGGCGGCCCTCGACTGGGCGGGTACGCAGCGTTCGACTGCCGTGGTGGTGCTGTGGCGAGGCCGCATCGTGGCCGAACGCTACTGGAGCGGCTGGACACCAGCCAAAGACTCGATTATCGCGTCGGCCAGCAAGTCGGTGCTCAGTGCGATCGCCGGAGAGCTGGCGCGCTCGGGACGACTCGCTCTCGACAGCGCGGCGACGCGATACCTCGGGGCCGGTTGGTCGCGTAGTCCCGGTACCGAGTCCCGCATTACGGTGCGGCATCTCATGGGCATGATGTCGGGCCTCAATGACTCGCTGCAAACCGTCGTACAGCCCGGCACGCGATTCTACTACAATAATCCGGCGTACTATCAGCTGTTCGGCGTCGTGCAAGCGGCCAGTAGCGAGAGCATCAACGCCCTGTCGCGGCGCGTGCTGTTCGACCGCATCGGGATGGTCGGCTCCACCTGGCTCCCCAACGTCGACACCGGCGAACTGGGATGGATTCTCAGCAGCACGGCCCGCGACATGGCGCGCTTCGGTTTGCTCGCCTTGAATCGTGGCCGCTGGAACGGCGTGCCCATACTGGCCGACAGCGCGTGGTTTACTGCGTCATGGCGTGCGACGCCGCCCGATAACGGCGGATACGGCCTGCTCTGGTGGCTGAACGGCAGCAGCAGCTACCGCATTCCCGGCCCCTATCTGCTACCGACCCAACCCGGCGCGCTCATTCCATCAGCGCCCTCCGATCTGGTCGCGGCGCTTGGGAAGGGCGACAAGAAGATCTATGTGGTGCCGAGTCTCGAACTCGTGGTCGTTCGCCACGGGGAAGACGCCGATGCGTTGGGTGGCAATCCCCTCGCGGTGTCGACGTTCGACGAGCAGTGGTGGCGCAAATTGAAGCTCGCCTTCCGCTACTGA
- a CDS encoding glycosyltransferase family 9 protein, whose product MVSAVLQTSFLGDMILTTPLIERLAREGEVHVVATPANAAVLANHPAVASVIVYDKRNADAGVAGLRRVAARLRATGATTAYMAQGSWRTAALARMAGVPSVGFDTSAGRWLYSRQVAYRKDWHHAQRLWALASDPRDPTGPLRPSLFPSAADTSQVSALLHEAGAISGEPLIALAPGSVWATKRWPSYDALASGLVAQLPDARVVVLGAAGDAPLASAISAAVQQRGGPPIIDATGKLSLLGSAALLSRCVVLVTNDSAPLHLASAMNTPTIALFGPTVPGMGFGPLADRRVVLGRDQLTCRPCSAHGGQACPLGHWKCMRDVEPSVVAEQVVRAAVSTQ is encoded by the coding sequence ATGGTCTCCGCCGTCCTCCAAACCTCGTTTTTAGGCGACATGATCCTCACGACGCCGCTTATCGAGCGGTTGGCGCGTGAGGGCGAGGTGCATGTGGTGGCGACGCCGGCGAATGCGGCGGTGCTGGCCAATCATCCGGCGGTCGCGTCGGTGATCGTGTACGACAAGCGCAATGCCGACGCGGGGGTGGCGGGGCTGCGTCGGGTGGCGGCGCGATTGCGTGCAACCGGCGCGACGACGGCGTACATGGCGCAGGGCTCGTGGCGAACGGCGGCGCTGGCCCGGATGGCCGGTGTGCCGAGCGTGGGCTTCGATACGTCCGCTGGGCGATGGCTGTACTCGCGCCAGGTGGCGTATCGGAAAGACTGGCACCACGCGCAGCGACTGTGGGCGTTGGCGAGTGATCCGCGCGACCCGACGGGGCCGCTGCGGCCGTCGCTCTTTCCCAGCGCGGCTGATACGTCGCAGGTGAGTGCCCTGCTGCACGAGGCCGGTGCGATCAGCGGAGAGCCGTTGATCGCACTTGCCCCGGGCAGCGTGTGGGCCACCAAGCGCTGGCCGTCATACGATGCGTTGGCGAGTGGGCTCGTGGCGCAGCTGCCCGATGCGCGCGTCGTGGTGCTTGGTGCCGCGGGTGATGCGCCGCTCGCGTCGGCGATCAGCGCAGCGGTGCAGCAGCGCGGTGGCCCGCCCATCATCGATGCCACCGGCAAGCTGTCGCTGCTCGGCTCAGCCGCCCTGCTATCCCGCTGCGTGGTGCTCGTGACCAACGACTCGGCGCCGCTGCATTTGGCGAGTGCCATGAATACGCCGACGATCGCGCTCTTTGGGCCAACTGTTCCTGGAATGGGATTCGGACCGCTGGCTGATCGTCGCGTGGTGCTTGGGCGCGACCAGCTGACCTGCCGACCGTGCAGCGCGCACGGGGGTCAGGCCTGTCCGTTGGGTCACTGGAAGTGCATGCGGGATGTGGAGCCGAGCGTTGTGGCTGAGCAGGTCGTGCGTGCGGCCGTTTCGACTCAGTAG
- the lepA gene encoding translation elongation factor 4 has product MELSHIRNFCIVAHIDHGKSTLADRLIEKTGTLQKREMKSQVLDTLDLERERGITIKLNAVRMSYKAGDGQNYELNLIDTPGHVDFTYEVSRSLAACEGAILVVDASQGIQAQTLSNLFLAMDAGLEIIPVLNKIDLPGAEPERRRQEVVDLIGCRPEDVLQVSGKEGTGVPELLEEIVRRVPAPSGDVNGPLRALIFDSYYDKYRGAIPSIRVVDGAMRKGTKITFGASDNVYEVAEVGYLQLRQVPTDVLHAGEVGYVLAAVRSVRETRAGDTIFDQDNRAAEALPGYQEVKSFVFAGIYPTDTTQYETLRDALEKMKLNDASLQYEPETSTALGFGFRCGFLGLLHMEIVQERLEREYNLDLVTTVPSVEYQVTKTDGTELLVENPALMPPAVVITRVKEPYVRARIMCPSDYIGPIMTLGMERRGIYKNTRFLDSVRVELDWEFPLGEIILDFFDKMKTVSRGYASLDYEILEYRESDLVRLDMLINGDAIDAFSVIVHKDKAYEWGRKVAEKLKELIPRQMFEVVIQATIGMKVIARETVKPLRKDVTAKCYGGDISRKRKLLEKQKEGKKRMKQVGSVEIPQEAFLAVLQVD; this is encoded by the coding sequence TTGGAACTCAGTCACATCCGCAACTTCTGCATCGTTGCCCATATCGATCACGGCAAGTCCACCCTCGCGGACCGCCTGATCGAGAAAACCGGCACGTTACAGAAGCGCGAAATGAAGTCTCAGGTGCTCGACACGCTCGACCTCGAGCGCGAACGCGGCATCACGATCAAGCTCAATGCCGTGCGCATGAGCTATAAAGCCGGCGACGGGCAGAACTACGAGCTCAACCTGATCGACACGCCGGGCCACGTCGACTTCACGTATGAAGTCTCGCGGTCGCTGGCGGCCTGCGAAGGCGCGATTCTGGTGGTCGATGCGTCGCAGGGCATTCAGGCGCAGACGCTGTCGAACCTGTTCCTCGCGATGGACGCCGGGCTCGAGATCATTCCGGTGCTCAACAAGATCGACTTGCCAGGAGCCGAGCCGGAGCGCCGTCGCCAGGAAGTGGTCGACCTGATCGGCTGCCGACCGGAAGACGTGCTGCAGGTGAGCGGCAAGGAAGGCACCGGTGTGCCGGAGCTGCTCGAAGAGATCGTGCGACGCGTTCCGGCTCCGTCGGGCGACGTGAACGGTCCGTTGCGCGCGCTGATCTTCGACTCGTACTACGACAAGTATCGCGGCGCCATTCCCAGCATTCGCGTCGTCGACGGCGCCATGCGAAAGGGCACCAAGATCACCTTCGGTGCGTCGGACAACGTGTACGAGGTGGCCGAAGTGGGTTACCTGCAACTGCGCCAGGTGCCCACCGACGTGCTGCACGCCGGCGAAGTGGGCTACGTGCTCGCCGCCGTGCGCTCGGTGCGCGAGACGCGCGCGGGCGACACGATTTTCGATCAGGACAATCGCGCCGCCGAGGCGCTGCCCGGCTATCAGGAAGTGAAGTCGTTCGTCTTCGCCGGTATCTATCCGACCGACACCACGCAGTACGAAACGCTGCGTGATGCGCTCGAAAAGATGAAGCTGAACGACGCGTCGCTGCAGTACGAACCGGAAACGTCCACCGCGCTTGGTTTCGGCTTCCGTTGCGGCTTTCTGGGACTGCTGCACATGGAAATCGTGCAGGAGCGCCTTGAGCGCGAGTACAATCTGGATCTTGTGACTACGGTGCCCAGCGTGGAGTACCAGGTCACGAAAACCGATGGCACCGAGTTGCTCGTCGAGAATCCGGCGCTCATGCCGCCGGCGGTCGTGATCACGCGCGTGAAGGAACCGTACGTTCGGGCGCGCATCATGTGCCCGTCAGACTACATCGGCCCGATCATGACGCTGGGTATGGAGCGCCGTGGCATCTACAAGAACACGCGCTTCCTCGATTCCGTGCGCGTGGAGCTCGACTGGGAGTTTCCGCTCGGCGAAATCATTCTCGACTTCTTCGACAAAATGAAGACGGTGAGCCGCGGCTACGCCTCACTGGACTACGAGATCCTGGAGTATCGCGAGAGCGATCTCGTGCGCCTCGACATGCTCATCAACGGCGACGCGATCGACGCGTTTTCGGTGATCGTGCACAAGGACAAGGCGTACGAGTGGGGCCGCAAGGTGGCCGAGAAGCTCAAGGAGCTCATTCCGCGCCAAATGTTCGAAGTGGTCATTCAGGCCACGATCGGCATGAAGGTCATCGCGCGCGAAACGGTGAAGCCGCTGCGCAAGGACGTGACGGCCAAGTGCTACGGCGGCGACATCTCGCGAAAGCGCAAGCTGTTGGAAAAGCAGAAGGAAGGAAAGAAGCGCATGAAGCAGGTGGGCAGCGTGGAGATTCCGCAGGAAGCATTCCTTGCGGTGCTGCAAGTCGATTGA
- a CDS encoding DUF58 domain-containing protein, with the protein MSQPRADQLDPTVLAALGHLELVARWVVDGFVTGMHRSPRKGFSVEFAEHRPYMPGDDLRYLDWRIAGRADRWVVKQFEEETNARAMLVLDVSASMQWTSDPARLTKLAYAERLAAAVALLLLRQRDAVGLVRFDATLRDVVPPRSQRTQWRRLMAAFSEPGGGTSSDVAGALLQAGRLVRRPGFVVLLSDLLADPEPVADAARTLRARGHEVLVLHVMDPAERDFPDSGEARYRDPESKIEVPASPSDVRTTYQATVQEALAEWRAALGRAGARYAVAMTDEPFGRPLRHLVGVNGRGAMI; encoded by the coding sequence ATGTCCCAGCCACGCGCCGATCAGCTCGACCCCACAGTCCTGGCGGCCCTCGGCCACCTGGAGCTCGTCGCCCGTTGGGTCGTCGACGGCTTCGTGACGGGTATGCACCGTTCGCCTCGCAAGGGTTTCAGTGTCGAGTTCGCCGAGCATCGGCCGTATATGCCGGGCGACGATCTGCGTTATCTGGACTGGCGGATCGCCGGCCGCGCCGATCGCTGGGTGGTCAAGCAGTTCGAAGAAGAGACCAACGCCCGGGCCATGCTCGTACTCGACGTGAGCGCGTCCATGCAGTGGACCAGCGACCCGGCCCGGCTCACCAAGCTGGCGTACGCCGAACGGCTGGCCGCTGCGGTGGCGTTGTTGCTATTGCGGCAACGTGATGCCGTCGGACTCGTCCGATTCGACGCCACGCTCCGTGACGTCGTGCCGCCGCGCTCGCAACGCACGCAGTGGCGCCGGCTGATGGCCGCGTTCTCGGAACCGGGCGGTGGCACCAGCTCTGACGTGGCGGGGGCGTTACTGCAGGCCGGCCGTTTGGTGCGTCGCCCGGGATTCGTCGTGCTCTTGTCCGACCTGCTCGCCGATCCCGAGCCGGTGGCCGATGCCGCGCGCACACTGCGGGCGCGAGGTCACGAAGTGCTGGTGTTGCATGTGATGGACCCCGCCGAACGCGACTTCCCCGATTCCGGTGAGGCGCGCTATCGCGATCCGGAATCGAAGATCGAAGTGCCGGCCTCTCCGTCCGACGTGCGCACGACGTACCAAGCCACGGTGCAGGAGGCGCTCGCAGAGTGGCGCGCTGCCCTCGGTCGGGCCGGCGCGCGGTACGCGGTCGCGATGACCGACGAGCCGTTCGGCCGACCGCTGCGCCATCTGGTCGGCGTGAACGGTCGCGGCGCGATGATCTGA
- a CDS encoding BatA domain-containing protein, with protein MAFLAPMFLTLATLVGVPLLVHLLRRKVGRTVDFPAVRYLTRMEQEHSRDLKLRHRLLLLLRVLAVLALALAAARPIAKLAGLGHAPVSLAIVLDNSMSTGIIGNERSVFDSLRSDVRGLLSDLSNDDRAWIVTADGRVIGGSAASLMESLNGLAPLGGRGDLAAATRRAVGLARSGNPRAPVVAIVSDGQRNAFATDSVIDAGAVPVVVLAHGTGSVRNRAVLAARAEPARWTPSGTVNFAVSAPDSSEWRVLLDGRTVARGAVASAPVAAPVRLTQRLASNSTGWVRGKVELDADALRADDARWFAVRVAPPPMVAVRSEGGPFLSAALSTLVEEKRLERGAEGAARSVTVSGADAAGVRLPVLLTAPLDPVRIGEANRTLTRLGIPWRFGAIARNLVLARAASSDGAPLDTAAASVSVFEGTPVRLRYPLVYSPGGNNGGAGAGTGAGAPAMPDTLATAGGSAWAVAGEGYVLIGSPLEPDATELPLRAAFVPWVLEALSRRLGEDGRLIEAVPGEHIAGLRGVTGLEGPDGKVVGTNSDRLTVPNVAGVYYLRRQSARIGALVVNPEPEESDVVGMGQGAADSAVAEMRTHIAGRDVTPATSVSAWRTLVFDRAAGHGLLLPLVALALAALLAESWLARH; from the coding sequence ATGGCGTTTCTCGCTCCGATGTTTCTGACGCTGGCCACCTTGGTCGGCGTGCCGTTGCTCGTGCATCTGTTGCGTCGAAAGGTCGGTCGCACGGTGGATTTCCCCGCCGTGCGCTACCTCACGCGCATGGAACAGGAACACAGCCGCGATCTCAAGTTGCGGCATCGGTTGTTGCTGCTGCTACGCGTGCTCGCCGTCTTGGCATTGGCACTGGCCGCCGCACGCCCCATCGCCAAACTCGCGGGGCTTGGTCATGCCCCCGTGAGTCTCGCCATTGTGCTCGACAATTCCATGAGCACCGGCATCATCGGCAACGAGCGCTCGGTCTTCGACAGCTTGCGGTCCGATGTGCGCGGACTGCTGTCGGATCTCTCGAACGACGATCGCGCCTGGATCGTGACCGCCGATGGACGCGTGATCGGAGGGAGCGCCGCGTCGCTGATGGAGTCGCTGAACGGGCTCGCGCCCTTGGGCGGACGTGGCGATCTGGCGGCCGCGACGCGCCGAGCCGTGGGACTCGCGCGCAGCGGGAATCCCCGTGCGCCGGTGGTGGCCATCGTGAGTGATGGACAGCGCAACGCCTTCGCCACCGACAGTGTGATCGACGCCGGCGCCGTGCCGGTCGTGGTCCTGGCCCACGGTACGGGTTCGGTGCGCAATCGCGCCGTCTTGGCGGCGCGGGCTGAGCCGGCACGATGGACGCCGTCGGGCACGGTGAACTTCGCCGTCAGTGCGCCCGATTCGTCCGAGTGGCGGGTGCTGCTGGACGGGCGCACGGTGGCACGCGGCGCGGTGGCCAGTGCGCCCGTGGCCGCGCCGGTGCGTCTCACACAGCGGCTCGCGAGCAACAGTACCGGGTGGGTGCGCGGCAAAGTGGAGCTCGACGCCGACGCGTTGCGGGCCGACGACGCGCGGTGGTTCGCGGTGCGCGTGGCCCCGCCGCCCATGGTGGCCGTGCGCAGCGAAGGCGGCCCGTTTCTCTCGGCCGCCCTCTCCACGCTGGTGGAAGAAAAACGTCTCGAGCGCGGAGCCGAAGGCGCGGCGCGCAGTGTGACCGTGTCGGGCGCCGATGCGGCCGGCGTGCGCTTGCCCGTGCTGCTCACGGCGCCGCTCGACCCCGTGCGCATCGGCGAAGCGAATCGCACGCTCACCCGGCTTGGTATTCCGTGGCGGTTCGGCGCCATCGCGCGCAATCTCGTGTTGGCCCGCGCCGCCAGTAGCGATGGCGCACCGCTCGATACCGCGGCGGCATCGGTGAGCGTCTTCGAAGGCACACCGGTGCGTCTGCGCTATCCGCTCGTGTATTCACCGGGCGGCAACAACGGCGGCGCTGGCGCTGGCACTGGTGCCGGTGCGCCGGCGATGCCCGATACGTTGGCCACCGCCGGTGGATCGGCCTGGGCCGTGGCCGGCGAAGGCTATGTGCTCATCGGCTCGCCGCTCGAGCCCGACGCCACGGAACTGCCGTTGCGTGCGGCCTTCGTGCCCTGGGTGCTCGAAGCGCTCTCGCGTCGCCTCGGTGAAGACGGTCGGCTCATTGAAGCGGTGCCGGGCGAGCACATCGCAGGGTTGCGCGGTGTGACCGGCCTCGAAGGCCCCGACGGAAAAGTGGTGGGCACCAATAGCGACCGTCTCACCGTTCCCAATGTGGCAGGGGTGTATTACCTGCGTCGTCAGTCCGCGCGCATCGGCGCGTTGGTCGTGAATCCGGAGCCAGAGGAGTCGGACGTGGTTGGGATGGGGCAGGGAGCAGCGGATAGCGCGGTGGCCGAGATGCGCACCCACATTGCCGGACGGGATGTCACGCCGGCCACTAGCGTGAGCGCGTGGCGCACCCTGGTGTTTGACCGCGCCGCTGGGCATGGCCTGCTGCTGCCGCTGGTGGCGCTGGCGCTCGCCGCGTTGCTGGCCGAATCCTGGTTGGCGAGACACTGA
- the mfd gene encoding transcription-repair coupling factor, with translation MGLPRLLDAIEALPAFARVHKAIPGPGQSLRVGGLAGSADAVFVAALARALPQRLVVVITDQVGDAERWLADLQSLVDDIPVALYPPREGFGEVEPHAEVAGERVETLEKLGRSGVRLLLTTARAVLEQTALPRALAGARLELRKGDVRRLEDLTAHLESIGFERVPMVEDVAQFSVRGGIIDIYSFGMAEPVRLEFWGDDIVELRHIDLNTQRSTRDAELALILPVDGRVREDEGEVERVSLPSLWPPDAVVIMPAGTSVLPELVRTWDEAAHHLELARRRGEEWVRRERLFVPPPEMASTLARFGTIRIAPPPQRAVSASSADLQPQGPEPDVVFATRPPESISRDLRVLRKLQRDGLPTVILCDNAGQVERLDELLGEDGPLSAALAIGVLGGGFIIPNVVRVLTDHEIFRRDRRLRRTRKYTTGAPLDTIGALKPGDYVVHLEHGIGIYRGIEKIFVRESTIEAAVIEYEGGDRLNVPLYRIDQIERYRSASDVSDDAPAPRLHKLGGNRWKQQREKTRMAILEMTQELLDLYARRKVATRPTHGVDTAWQRQLESSFLFEDTPDQRKATEDVKRDLESDRPMDRLLVGDVGYGKTEIAIRAAFKAVQGGRQVAVLVPTTILAEQHARSFGDRLADFPVTVEVMSRFQTAKEQAVVVEKLKKKQIDIVIGTHRLLSPDVEFADLGLIVVDEEHRFGVKHKERLKQLKLQTDVLTLTATPIPRTLHQSLAGLRDLTLMQTPPRDRSPVLTFVEPFDDALIEEAISRELDRGGQVFFVHNRIETIEAIADHLRRIVPRAKVAVGHGQMKERELENVMRQFVDHEVDILVSTLIVESGLDVPNANTMFVNRADHLGLAQLYQLRGRVGRSHRRAYCYLLVPDRVDEDAERRLAVLEHHTELGAGYRIALKDLELRGAGNLLGSEQSGFVHSVGFDLYLRLLDETVRQLSETGGQKAWIPADVSLDFPSFLPDDYITSQEAKLDVYRRLTALREPKDIEALQSEVRDRFGPMPTAAHALFASAMLRVLGAALGVEGVLVRASEARVSFRADAVPRLKGLSAAFHGVQFQVDVKRTQPLALKLTRLGGAEMLEGLVRALRALAP, from the coding sequence ATGGGCCTTCCCAGACTGCTCGATGCGATCGAGGCCCTGCCGGCATTCGCACGAGTGCACAAGGCGATTCCGGGCCCCGGTCAGAGTCTGCGCGTTGGCGGCCTGGCCGGCTCGGCCGACGCCGTGTTTGTGGCCGCCCTCGCTCGCGCGCTGCCGCAGCGACTGGTTGTCGTCATCACCGACCAAGTGGGCGACGCCGAACGCTGGTTGGCCGACTTACAGTCGCTGGTGGACGACATCCCCGTCGCGCTCTACCCGCCGCGCGAAGGGTTTGGCGAGGTCGAACCGCACGCCGAAGTCGCTGGCGAACGCGTGGAGACGCTCGAGAAGCTTGGACGCAGCGGGGTGCGCCTGTTGCTCACGACGGCGCGCGCCGTACTCGAACAGACCGCGCTGCCGCGAGCCTTGGCCGGTGCGCGGCTAGAGTTGCGTAAAGGCGATGTGCGTCGGCTGGAAGATCTCACGGCGCATCTCGAATCCATCGGATTCGAACGCGTGCCGATGGTGGAAGATGTCGCCCAGTTCTCCGTGCGCGGCGGCATCATCGACATCTACTCGTTCGGCATGGCCGAGCCGGTGCGCCTCGAGTTTTGGGGCGATGACATCGTTGAGTTGCGTCACATCGATCTCAACACGCAGCGCAGCACGCGCGATGCCGAACTCGCCCTGATCCTGCCGGTCGACGGCCGCGTTCGGGAAGACGAGGGAGAGGTCGAACGCGTGTCGCTGCCGTCGTTGTGGCCACCCGACGCCGTCGTCATCATGCCCGCTGGCACGTCGGTGTTGCCCGAGCTGGTGCGCACGTGGGATGAAGCCGCGCACCATCTCGAGCTGGCGCGTCGTCGCGGCGAAGAGTGGGTGCGTCGCGAACGGTTGTTCGTGCCGCCGCCGGAGATGGCGAGTACGCTGGCCCGCTTCGGCACCATTCGCATCGCACCGCCGCCGCAGCGGGCGGTCAGTGCCTCGTCGGCCGACCTTCAGCCGCAAGGGCCTGAGCCCGATGTGGTGTTCGCGACGCGTCCGCCCGAGTCGATCTCGCGTGACCTGCGTGTGCTGCGCAAGCTGCAGCGTGACGGGTTGCCCACGGTCATCCTGTGCGACAACGCCGGACAGGTGGAGCGTCTCGACGAACTGCTCGGCGAAGACGGCCCGCTGTCGGCGGCGCTCGCCATCGGCGTGCTCGGCGGCGGGTTCATCATTCCGAACGTCGTGCGCGTGCTCACCGATCACGAGATTTTCCGTCGTGATCGCCGGCTGCGTCGGACGCGCAAGTACACCACCGGTGCTCCGCTCGATACGATTGGGGCGCTCAAGCCAGGTGACTACGTCGTGCATCTCGAGCACGGCATCGGCATCTATCGCGGCATCGAAAAGATCTTCGTGCGCGAAAGCACGATCGAAGCGGCGGTCATCGAGTACGAAGGCGGCGATCGACTGAACGTGCCGCTGTATCGCATCGATCAGATCGAGCGATACCGCAGTGCCAGCGACGTGTCGGACGACGCACCGGCGCCGCGGCTGCACAAGCTGGGCGGCAATCGCTGGAAGCAGCAGCGCGAGAAGACGCGCATGGCGATTCTCGAGATGACGCAGGAACTGCTTGATCTCTATGCCCGTCGCAAGGTCGCCACGCGCCCCACGCATGGCGTGGATACGGCGTGGCAGCGGCAGCTCGAGAGTTCGTTCCTGTTCGAAGACACGCCCGATCAGCGCAAAGCCACCGAAGATGTGAAGCGCGACCTCGAGAGCGATCGCCCGATGGATCGCTTGCTCGTGGGCGACGTGGGCTACGGCAAAACCGAGATCGCCATTCGCGCCGCGTTCAAGGCGGTGCAGGGTGGCCGTCAGGTGGCCGTGCTGGTGCCCACCACCATTCTGGCCGAACAGCACGCCCGCAGCTTCGGCGATCGATTGGCCGATTTTCCGGTGACCGTGGAAGTCATGAGCCGCTTCCAGACCGCCAAGGAACAGGCGGTCGTGGTAGAGAAGCTCAAGAAGAAACAGATCGATATCGTGATCGGGACGCATCGTTTGCTCAGCCCCGATGTCGAGTTCGCGGACCTCGGACTGATCGTCGTCGACGAAGAGCACCGCTTTGGTGTGAAGCACAAGGAACGGCTCAAGCAACTCAAGCTACAGACCGACGTGCTCACGCTCACGGCCACGCCGATTCCGCGCACCCTGCACCAGAGCTTGGCGGGACTGCGCGATCTCACGCTCATGCAGACGCCGCCGCGCGATCGTTCGCCGGTGCTCACGTTTGTGGAGCCCTTCGACGACGCGCTGATCGAAGAGGCGATCTCGCGCGAGCTCGACCGCGGCGGGCAGGTGTTCTTCGTACACAATCGCATCGAGACCATCGAAGCGATCGCCGATCACCTGCGTCGTATCGTGCCGCGCGCCAAGGTGGCGGTGGGACACGGGCAGATGAAGGAGCGCGAACTCGAAAACGTGATGCGCCAGTTCGTCGATCACGAAGTGGACATCCTGGTGTCCACGCTCATCGTGGAAAGCGGGCTCGACGTGCCGAACGCCAACACGATGTTCGTGAACCGGGCCGATCATCTGGGGTTGGCCCAGCTCTATCAGCTCCGGGGGCGTGTCGGTCGGTCGCACCGTCGGGCGTATTGTTACCTGCTGGTACCCGATCGGGTAGACGAAGACGCCGAGCGCCGCTTGGCCGTGCTCGAGCACCATACCGAACTCGGCGCCGGCTATCGGATAGCCCTCAAGGACCTCGAGCTGCGTGGCGCGGGTAATCTGTTGGGGTCGGAGCAATCCGGCTTCGTGCATTCCGTTGGCTTCGATCTGTATCTGCGGCTGCTCGACGAAACCGTGCGTCAGCTGTCGGAAACCGGGGGCCAGAAGGCGTGGATCCCGGCCGACGTATCGCTCGATTTTCCGAGTTTTCTGCCCGACGACTACATCACGTCGCAGGAAGCCAAGCTCGATGTGTACCGCCGGCTTACGGCGTTACGCGAGCCCAAGGACATCGAGGCGCTCCAAAGTGAGGTTCGCGACCGGTTCGGTCCGATGCCCACGGCAGCCCACGCGCTCTTCGCGAGTGCCATGCTCCGGGTGCTTGGGGCGGCCCTCGGTGTGGAGGGGGTGCTTGTGCGGGCATCTGAAGCCCGTGTTAGTTTCAGGGCTGACGCAGTTCCTCGCCTGAAGGGTCTGTCAGCGGCTTTCCACGGTGTCCAGTTCCAAGTGGACGTCAAACGGACCCAGCCGCTGGCGCTCAAGTTGACCCGGTTAGGCGGGGCGGAAATGCTCGAGGGCCTGGTGCGCGCGCTGCGTGCCCTCGCTCCCTGA